TTACAAGGCTTACGGAGAggtaaaaatcataattaaataatttttatgaaaagatatatttcaattcaaactaCTCACATTCAGTACTCCAATCGGCATCGCAATTCTGCCAGGGCAGCTGATAAAAGATGCTTACAAAGGAgacgtatatataatagaaagtcCAGGCTATGATGAGATTGTAGTACAGCATAACTATGGAGGAAACTATAACCATTCCATAGCCAAGGCCACGAAACAATGGgcaaaatctattatatactGCGACAGGACCCAGCGCTGCGTACTGGCCAAAAGATAACTCCATAAACATGAGTGGTAACCCAGCAATTATAAGCATCACCGTGAAGGGGATGAGAAATGCaccttaaacaaaaaaaaattaataataatatattcccCTATTATCTCAGAGCTAACATGATGTTAATAATGTtagttagattataatatagaaatctCTACATCTTATGCAGAATGTGCTAATTTGTTCCACTTCGAAATATTGGAgcaaagtattataaaattgagatTGTTCTTATATAACTATACTGCACTatgatgtattatattatattaataaatattaattttatcgctgctaatatttataaccgtGGAGATAAACGTTTACTCGTTAGAGCTTATTAGATAACCGCCAACACGTAAGTAGAATTTTTCACATCAATTAAGGCAGACGTGGAAATAACAATTAAGAGTTACgtggtataatattttatagttatatctaTTATGGTAAAAACTTCGGAATGAAGACTTTCAATATAAAGTAATCTACACGGCttaaagattaataataaGTCATAGTTTAGAAACAATGTTGTGTTATCCCAgatttatacaatatgtttattttataatattatattaattacctgtaaattaaaaaacaactatAACATGATATAGTGATCTTGCCCTGCCTAAAATACAGTTGCTAAGCATGTTCTCTACGAAACAAagttaatgataattatgaaatactgaaatgtaagtattatttattatagaaataacgccattattattttaagcaaaatatgtcttaaaaactaaatttcgTAATTCATCCtgaatataagaaattaatagcGATGAGactgtttaaaaatgaatagacGTTAAATACTCTTACACACAAAGCAGTAAAAACTCGCATGTTTATGAAAAAGAATTTCATACGAACGAAACACAAACCGACGATTAAGTAAAGTGCTTTGCACTACGATAGAATCTTGTATTTTGTAGCAAACATTTTCTTAAACTTGGCATTTAACTTTGGAATACAATAACGAATgtgaacaaataattttttattcacagtACCTACTAGTGTCTACAAATTGtacattaatacaatataaattacttaaaccATCAAAAAGTCTAGGATTCGTAATTACTttgtaaattaacatttataaaaaataacaagatatttttttataaaatacaatgaaaatttgattacaatttatagaGGTAAATACTCTAAAACctcttaaaaacaaaaaataataactatatattaaaatttaggcATTgcaaaagttaaatatatatatagttaataaCCACTCAGCATATAATGTAGATGAAgggtgttatttaaaaatatatattacctcCTCCATTGTTATAGCAGAGATAGGGGAACCTCCAAACATTTCCTAATCCCACGCTATACCCCAATAACGATAGAAGAAAATCAAATCGCCCTGTCCAATTTCCTCGTTCAGGTTCTGTCTCTTCTGGATTTTGCTCTTTTAACATCACTTCACGGCActgttgaatttaaattttaaatcggaTTCATTAGGTCGCCTCGGAAAATTCTTAAGtaaatcaatgtttaaaatattgagattgatacttgatttttttattaataaaagaataaacaacattatatacaatgaaataaatgcatGTAAGAAGATGTATCTATCATTATCagcaaatacaaataaatattattttttaagtataattttttttttgatgcgCTACATAGGTTTATCGACAAATTTTTGAaacatatatgataatatggaattttttttttttaatcaatcaatGTTCCACACAACacaaattacataacataCTCACGTCGGAGTGCGTATTATCCAtttcagatttatttttggttaATGTAGAAATAGATGTCTTCGAACGTTTCCGCGATTCcatgttgtttttattccattataatttttaaattattatacatgtttTGCATGTTATCGGATAACACTTGAGCGCTGAACACACTGAAACCGCCGATCGCCTCGCACCACATAACACTCTTGTATGGGATCAGGTAAAAACGAGCataaatgtgataaattatactatgatattatgaattgttataattataaacttttttaatataataggaaCTAAAAGCTCGCGTATTTaatgtacattaaattaaaaaatgcgaAATGCAGGAACGCGCAGATGTCAAGTTTCGCATCGACCGAACTCTGAATGAACATCTAGGTCAATATCAAGCCTCCTCCTCTGCCGCGCACCCTTCAGCTGCCCTGTCATGGACCGTCACTCCGGCCTTCCAGACAAAAATCATATGGAAATGCTCTCGTGAGGCTCGTATTGAGATTGgatcttaatttttaattttcacctGAGACATCAGTTATTGTTCGAAAGGTTTGAATACATTGTCGAATAACTACTCGATCTAGATGAAAGtaataacatcttttaaactttactttatatttatgattagcgaatatataatatataatatatatcctaTAGTATACATAAGTATAGTACTATTATGTGACATTCAtccattgtatttttaaatatcaaatgtatatatataatggtaCAGGGAATACCTACCTCTAACTCAAATACATATGTTCAAAGGGGggattaattaatgataaaataatcattgaaGTTTAtagagataataaaaaatatacaaatttaagaTATCAAGGTTATTTTCCACATAAATTAGATTTGCAAATTGCAAAATTTATAGCTAAGGGTGCGGGCAAAGTGGGCGATGTTAGTATGGTAGGTCGCTGAATTAGAGCGCTGTATTGATTGCAGGAACGTGCGCGGCTTCTTGCTTCATATACCGTACACATCTGACCCGTGAACCCTATTGTTACATCTGCTGACCTCATGACACGCCATGGTGCCACACGTGAACATAACTgagtgaaatataatttatattacctaGTTTCActattacacaatatattcGATCAAGAAAATCaagaaaattctatttttaggTACATTACGGGtttcgtattttaattttcaaatttcgaatcATTAAAGGCAATTGATGCTGATTGAGCATATAATTCGTAAAAAGTAGGGTAGTTAGAAATGTGCCACAAAAGAAAGTTTTTTGCATGAGATTCTCTTTATAATgtgaaatctatttttaataaaaaaaacaaattactatGCGGTTCTTTGCGATCCATTTAGAATATGAGCTCCAATGACCTTTGTGTTAAATACTTATCAAACTGCATTTCAAaaactttacattttataccAGCGGTCCGCCCatcgtacatatatagccataAACACTCAGGGATGACGTCCAATAACTTCCAACGGTGACTTAAGAATTTTTGGAAACAGTTctatagttcctgagattaacgcggTCAAGCAAACTtttcaaatatgaatttatagaTTAGATAGATGTATAGATTAGTTTACagatattataactattattatataggacGGATCTATGTTAGATTACCTAACTGATCTGATCAAAGTCAATTACAAACGTTATATGAGATTATTAATTAGCTTTCGCCCGCGGTTCCGCCCGCGTTAAAATCAGATTTAAACGCCTTCCCCCACCACCATTtctctattttattatgtttaaaaaagacCCCTCAAAATCTGCtgcgaaattttaaaaatctaagcatacagacggcggaaagcgactttgttttattctatgtaCCTAGTGATAGAAGTTCGATGAAATTAACAtctatgacgtcacaaaatggcgctgaatcgattttatttttacttggaTCACACATTtcttaataagtttttaattttattttattaatttgcgtGATTCCGCGAGTCGTTACCATAGAAATTTCGATCTCCCTTATCTTAGAtacctttttttaaagttgggTATCATAAATCGATCTAGTGAAAAAACTTAACAGAAACACGGAGTTATACAAACAGACATACAGTTGTTTGCGTTTATATGGTGTATATATGTAGTAGTTTTTAACACTGAGcacaaaaaaattgcatatgtTCAAATTCAAAGATTTGAAAATGttcaatttcatcaaaacaataaaatgcttatacaagtaaaaaaaaacttttctcgggtcagctagtattgcATTAAGAACTATAAATCGTAACCAATGGGATCTTTcgaaaattaaacaacaataaatagttattttaattttttaaatattatagaaataataaaattaattaaattaactaacATTGGGTTCTTAACCCCTCCCCTCCTTCTTGTCACAGGCTGACATTTTAAGTGATATTTTAAGCTTATCCCCTCTTAATGTGACGTTacacattttcaatttaaagcaGGTTGGATTGATAAAAGGAGttcgttaattttaaatgttgaacCATAGaacatatttgatttattcaaataattataaatacatatactataaaattttacgacTGTAAACTGAAACAAAGATAATTATTGTGAATTAACAGCCATcgaaataagataaaaaaaactttgacTGTTGCCAGGAATAAAATATGGGAACTTTTCGGTTATAACTCAAGTGAAGCTGTGATTTGAAGCACCCAACattctacatttattttatacgccTCTGTCTGTagggaattaaaaaaaaacaagatgtaagaatattttttaataacatcacCAAAAAACTGtgcgtttaatttttataaacaggaatgtaaatcatttattttggaCCCACTTATTAATTAAGCATATTCTCATTTCCACTTATTCCTAAAAACATAGTCAACGgagtatgaatatatataaatatatcagtacaaatacaacattataaaaatgcacctttaaaaaaatcaacaataataatcactGGATTATTACTGGATAACATTTGCAACAGTATCAAACATAAGCACATTGAGTTTCGTTTATTTCATACACTCGGTTACTTGGTGGCAAGCATTCCCTTGATGAGAGTTTCAAGTTTTCTTGTGTCCGCAGCAAACTTCCGAATACCATCGGAAAGTTTGTCAGTGGCCATCTGATCTTCGTTGAGGTGCCAACGGAATTGGGCCTCAGACAGGGTAATTTTCTCCAAATCGCTTTGTGCAGCCACTTTTGCGTCTAGTACCTACAAACCAggcaaaacaaaaattatagttggaattgaatatattatatagtacattattttaacaagcTGGGtactcattattatattattttcattcttcattcttttcatataacatatgtatttggacagatttttcttaaataaattaaatacaacaacCTGTTCGTCGCTTTTGACTAGTTCTCAACAAGTCCAATATCAAatgaatagtaaataaataaatctttccaTTTGAAttgagtatattatatatttatatagtatatatttcattaggtaagtgtaaaaaattctaaacaattttgtaaatttatttgtcaataTAGCGATGTGAAAGAAGTATTTAATTACGATTATTCACTTTTCTATAAttagcaaagaaaataaataatacctttTTGATTGGCTGTTCGCTGTTAGCCAATTCTTGCAAGAGCTTAGGGCTGATCGTCAAAAGATCACAACCTGCCAACTCGCGTATCTCACCAGTGTTGCGGAACGACGCGCCCATCACTTGAGTCTTGTATCCAAACTTcttgtaataattgaatacacGAGTGACTGAGAGTACACCAGGGTCTTCTGTCGCCTCATAAGTTTTCTTTGTATGTTCAACATACCTagaaaacaattgaatttacatataagtatatatttcaatttatatagaatacaCGCACAGCTCAACACACACAAAACACATGTACTCGCGTTCATGTTCGTGAGTTCACAAATGACACTTATATGTGcaggaaaatatataaacacactCGTGGGTGTGAGGTGAGATGCAAGATAGCGCACTGTGGAGCAGTAACCAGTTTTGAATTAAGCAAATCGTAAGTCGTAAGAGTGCATCAAAAACAATACGGTGATGCAGATCTGCGCTTTGGCAAGTACGCGTAGCTGCATCGACTCGCTATATGTAGCGTGATACTGGGTAGAGTGCAATCGCTTGAATATCtatccattttttatttataaaacttaccaATCCAGAATCCTTCCGACAAATGGAGAAATGAGAGTAACATTAGCTTCTGCACACGCAATAGCTTGATAGATAGAGAACAGCAGTGTCAGATTGCAGTGAATTCCGTGTTTCTTTTCCAACTccctaaaaaaattatcagaatgttttttataacatttataaaacaaataactagCTTTGTATTTAcgaaattaatagaaaatctatagttaggaaaaaaattatgtaaataatacatactttGCAGCTTGAATTCCCTCCCAAGTAGATGCTAACTTGATAAGAATTCTTTCCTTCTTAATGCCATGCTCGGCAAACATTGCAATCAACTTTATAGCTTTAGCCATACTGGCATCTTTATCAAATGATAATCTGAAATCatacatgaatattatttgttgtagCAGACTAAAGGCTGGAAAtctaattaaaagttaattaggTAACTGGTTCCATccataaaacaacataatttattgattctatcattaaagagttttataatttttttttcttttaacaatatattattgtgtttgatagatTAGATAGATTGTACGATAATAAAACATAGttctgatataaaaattctactaatatgtactgataaagataataattattgtgttctttaaatattgataaatatgcaaatctttgatttattaacttatattccataaaatatatttaattataaaaatgtggaATGTATGTATAGAGTGAAAATTACCAACTCatgaatgtatgttatatttaccttGCATCAACTTCAACAGAAACTCTTCCAGGAATAATCTTAAGTATTTCACATCCAAATAGCACACTGAGCATATCTAATGTCTCTACCAATTGTTCTTCGATAGATCTGAAAcagaaaagaataaataacacttaaatcaatttttttttcttttgtattctATATGTTACTAAAAATTAGCCATTTAATCTGGCTCTaacaactattaaaaaaaatggtttaaaattgtatggaattattataatccaaaaagaaaaaaatcacagctggacaacaggaataacatataggtaactttttatcccaatattcctacgggatactgacttacgcgggtgaaactgcggggtgcagctagtagttcataattaatcaatcaaaaatagacaaatatttttttttattataattatgttattgttttgttaataaatgatttatgaatatttttcttcaaagatatttaatgaattcacAATGGAAATTATACTAATAGTGTGAACTATGAAtagcatattattaaaagatttttcaatgtatgAATCACTAAAATCTctgtattatgaaaatttcctTAACAACCAGTATTGTTAAGGAAATATATATGAACTATTTACATATCCATCCCATCAATTAATCCacatatacaaacaataaatattgtaaattaaccTTCAACAAACCTTCATCTATAATAAGGAAAATGCATgaagaatatttcaaaaattatcattatatatttttacttttattcaaaAGCAAAACATCAAATGAATAAGAAAGTATATTGCTTGCTGGATATCCAACAGAGcgcttataatattcatttcagTCAGATAAATTAATGCTGATTTTCAGTTttccataaaaatgtaaatagaagGTTTTCAGATTAGGCTTAAATATATCACTAGCCTTTGCCCACactaaatttggtataaaagCCTTTTTGCAATgtaaatcctattaatattataaatgcgaaaatttgtatggatgtatggatgtttgttactatttcacgcaaaaactactgaaccgattgcaatgaaatttggtaagcaaataactggacaactggaataacatataggcaactttttatcccgatattcctacgggatacggacttacgcgggtgaaaccgcggggcgcagctagtatacatataaactttcctctcaaatcactctatctatttaaaaaaatctcttcaaaattactaaactaatttattaactacatAGAACgcaatgaaaaaataacataacagaTTAAATGACTcctgttatattaattactcacCCTCCACAATCCTTGCCATATTTAATAGCTTTATCTAACAGATGCTGATATTGTTCCATTGCAGCAGCAGACAAAATTAAGCTTGGATTAGTTGTGGCATCCGTTGGTTTATATGCTTTCATAGCTAAAaggaatcaataaatatttattttttacaatgacaatgattaatataataattagttgaattcaaataaaataaatagatgtaattccaaaaatattaaaaacatgcttttctcatgaaataattgtaatgtCAAAAATCTTGGATAAGTATATAAGGTTTGAATTAAACCTATCTATATGAAGTGGGTTAAAATAGGGCTTAAAGGagttggttacatacaaatcgGTACGGTAATTAATACTTATGCACACATTAAAGTAGGATGTCccttatatatcataaaaagcaGACATTGTAACATACCCTTGGTAATTAATACTCATAAGTGCATTTTTATAATCCACATAATATGCAGTGTGGGAAAACTTAAACAATGCATTGgggatattttgttttctctCTAAAGcatttgattttgaaaaataatttactcaaaataaaaattttgtttgtttgttccaaaaaatattacacaatatacaGATACATT
The sequence above is a segment of the Zerene cesonia ecotype Mississippi chromosome 17, Zerene_cesonia_1.1, whole genome shotgun sequence genome. Coding sequences within it:
- the LOC119833474 gene encoding probable transaldolase → MSGEPQAKRTKMSALEQLKQFSTVVADTGDFEAMKAYKPTDATTNPSLILSAAAMEQYQHLLDKAIKYGKDCGGSIEEQLVETLDMLSVLFGCEILKIIPGRVSVEVDARLSFDKDASMAKAIKLIAMFAEHGIKKERILIKLASTWEGIQAAKELEKKHGIHCNLTLLFSIYQAIACAEANVTLISPFVGRILDWYVEHTKKTYEATEDPGVLSVTRVFNYYKKFGYKTQVMGASFRNTGEIRELAGCDLLTISPKLLQELANSEQPIKKVLDAKVAAQSDLEKITLSEAQFRWHLNEDQMATDKLSDGIRKFAADTRKLETLIKGMLATK